A window from Micromonospora terminaliae encodes these proteins:
- a CDS encoding ROK family transcriptional regulator has product MRTIDPLHVQLLRTLRDEGPVSRAELGDRLQMPRPRLLAELERLVNLGYVAEAGLAASRGGRRSTLVELSPHLRFAAVDLGASSIDVEVVNGRLEPVAAYTEAADIRSGPKVTLQRVNELLHKARVDGAYERLDAIGIGVPGPVSFRDGVPVSPPIMPGWDRFPVRELLTREHGCPAVVDNDVNIMAIGERHGGVAHSVDDFLFIKIGTGIGCGIYLNGEVYRGTDGCAGDIGHIQVEPNGPMCSCGNLGCLEAVFSGAALARAATAAARAEVSPALVERLAEKGAVTALDVAQGAVEGDVTCIQLIRDGGRRVGSVLAGLVSFTNPSMIVIGGGLAQLGHILLAEIRSVVYRRSLPLATGNLPVVLSELGPRAGVAGAAVLASDLAFGEAA; this is encoded by the coding sequence GACGATCGACCCGCTGCACGTCCAGCTCCTGCGCACGCTCCGGGACGAGGGCCCCGTCTCCCGGGCGGAGCTCGGCGACCGCCTCCAGATGCCCCGGCCGCGCCTGCTCGCCGAGCTGGAGCGCCTGGTCAACCTGGGCTACGTGGCCGAGGCCGGGCTGGCCGCCTCCCGGGGCGGCCGCCGGTCCACCCTGGTCGAGCTGAGCCCGCACCTGCGCTTCGCCGCGGTCGACCTGGGCGCCAGCTCGATCGACGTCGAGGTGGTGAACGGCCGGCTCGAGCCGGTGGCCGCCTACACCGAGGCCGCCGACATCCGCTCCGGCCCGAAGGTGACCCTCCAGCGGGTCAACGAGCTGCTGCACAAGGCCAGGGTGGACGGCGCGTACGAGCGGCTCGACGCCATCGGCATCGGCGTGCCGGGCCCGGTCAGCTTCCGGGACGGGGTGCCGGTCTCGCCGCCCATCATGCCGGGCTGGGACCGCTTCCCCGTGCGGGAGCTGCTCACCCGCGAGCACGGCTGCCCCGCGGTGGTCGACAACGACGTCAACATCATGGCGATCGGCGAGCGGCACGGCGGCGTCGCCCACTCGGTGGACGACTTCCTGTTCATCAAGATCGGCACCGGCATCGGCTGCGGCATCTACCTCAACGGCGAGGTCTACCGGGGCACCGACGGGTGCGCCGGCGACATCGGGCACATCCAGGTCGAGCCGAACGGTCCGATGTGCTCGTGCGGCAACCTCGGTTGCCTGGAGGCGGTGTTCAGCGGGGCCGCGCTGGCCCGGGCGGCCACCGCGGCGGCCCGCGCCGAGGTGTCGCCCGCGCTCGTCGAGCGGCTCGCCGAGAAGGGCGCGGTCACCGCGCTGGACGTGGCGCAGGGGGCGGTCGAGGGGGACGTCACCTGCATCCAGCTCATCCGCGACGGGGGCCGGCGGGTCGGCAGCGTGCTGGCCGGCCTGGTCAGCTTCACCAACCCGTCGATGATCGTGATCGGTGGCGGGCTCGCGCAGCTCGGCCACATCCTGCTCGCCGAGATCCGCAGCGTGGTCTACCGCCGCTCGCTGCCCCTGGCCACCGGCAACCTGCCGGTCGTCCTCTCCGAGCTGGGTCCCCGCGCCGGCGTCGCCGGCGCCGCGGTGCTCGCCAGCGACCTCGCGTTCGGCGAAGCAGCGTGA